A window from Staphylococcus succinus encodes these proteins:
- the ilvD gene encoding dihydroxy-acid dehydratase, whose product MTKEIENNENHQDLRIRSKVISEGVSRTPNRAYLRALGFEDEDFKKPMIGIASTWSEVTPCNMHIDGLARASKQGVSEAGASPLIFNTITVSDGISMGTDGMRFSLPSREIIADSIETVVSAENLDAVVAIGGCDKNMPGCMIGIARLNLPAVFVYGGTILPGNLDGKDLDAVSAFEGVGQYNNGEIDDEALHKVECAACPGAGACGGMFTANTMSSAIEAMGMSLPGSASHPAVSANKAKDSRAAGKAVYKLLEQGIYPKDIMTKNAFENAITVVMALGGSTNAILHLLAIAHTIEVDLTLDDFEKIRKRVPHIADLRPSGKYVMAHLDEVGGIPAVMKLLHDKGLLHGDCLTVTGKTVAENLEHQADLTDNKEIINFEQPKHETGPLVILKGNLAPEGAVAKISGLSVTYINGPARVFDSESAATKAILNNQIKPGDVVVIRYAGPKGAPGMPEMLSASSILVGKGLGESVALLTDGRFSGGSHGLVIGHAAPESQVGGPMALLEEDDKITIDADNLEISFDVSEKELERRRAQWQCPPLKATKGTLAKYAKLVSSASKGAITD is encoded by the coding sequence TTGACTAAAGAAATAGAAAATAACGAAAATCATCAAGACTTGCGTATCCGAAGCAAAGTTATTAGTGAAGGTGTGAGCCGTACACCAAATCGCGCTTATTTACGTGCCCTTGGTTTTGAAGATGAAGATTTCAAGAAACCAATGATTGGAATTGCTAGTACCTGGAGTGAAGTTACACCATGTAATATGCATATCGATGGTTTGGCACGCGCCTCTAAACAAGGTGTTAGCGAAGCAGGCGCCTCACCATTAATTTTTAACACAATAACTGTTTCGGATGGTATTTCAATGGGAACTGATGGAATGCGCTTTTCTCTACCGAGTCGTGAAATTATTGCCGACTCTATAGAAACCGTTGTAAGCGCAGAAAACCTCGATGCAGTCGTAGCTATCGGAGGTTGCGATAAAAATATGCCTGGTTGCATGATTGGTATCGCACGCCTGAATTTACCAGCTGTATTTGTTTATGGGGGCACAATATTGCCTGGTAATTTAGATGGAAAGGATCTCGATGCCGTATCCGCGTTTGAAGGGGTTGGACAGTATAACAATGGAGAAATTGATGATGAAGCATTGCACAAAGTAGAATGTGCTGCTTGTCCAGGTGCTGGCGCATGTGGAGGCATGTTCACTGCCAATACGATGTCTTCAGCAATTGAAGCAATGGGTATGAGTCTACCTGGCAGCGCCTCTCATCCTGCTGTATCAGCTAATAAAGCTAAAGATAGTCGTGCCGCAGGTAAAGCAGTATATAAATTATTAGAACAAGGTATTTATCCAAAAGATATTATGACTAAAAATGCTTTTGAAAATGCAATTACAGTGGTTATGGCTTTAGGTGGTTCTACAAATGCCATTTTACATTTACTTGCCATTGCACACACTATAGAAGTTGACCTTACATTAGATGACTTTGAAAAAATTCGTAAGCGTGTCCCACATATCGCAGATTTGCGACCAAGCGGTAAATATGTGATGGCACACCTTGATGAAGTAGGCGGCATACCAGCTGTAATGAAACTTTTACATGACAAAGGATTGCTTCATGGTGACTGTCTTACTGTAACAGGTAAAACTGTTGCTGAAAATCTAGAACATCAAGCAGACCTTACAGATAATAAAGAAATAATTAATTTTGAGCAACCCAAACATGAAACAGGACCACTCGTAATTTTAAAAGGTAACCTTGCTCCCGAGGGTGCAGTTGCTAAAATTTCAGGGCTTAGTGTGACTTATATCAATGGACCAGCACGTGTCTTTGACTCTGAATCTGCAGCAACAAAAGCGATTCTTAATAATCAAATCAAACCTGGTGATGTTGTAGTCATACGATATGCCGGTCCTAAAGGGGCACCTGGAATGCCAGAGATGCTTTCAGCCTCTTCAATTTTAGTTGGTAAAGGACTTGGGGAATCCGTGGCCTTACTTACCGATGGCCGTTTTTCAGGTGGTTCTCATGGTCTCGTAATTGGTCATGCAGCACCTGAGTCACAAGTTGGTGGCCCTATGGCTTTATTGGAAGAAGATGATAAAATCACTATCGATGCCGACAATCTAGAAATTAGTTTCGATGTTTCTGAGAAAGAGTTAGAACGTCGTCGTGCACAATGGCAATGCCCTCCTTTAAAAGCGACCAAAGGAACCCTTGCGAAATATGCAAAACTTGTTTCATCAGCTTCTAAAGGTGCTATCACTGATTAA
- a CDS encoding GNAT family N-acetyltransferase, giving the protein MIKCVCLVVQEEERILLVQARHRQKYYFPGGKIDEGETHKQALHRELQEELQIHIPETSLHYITTVVGDAYPQKNTKTELNCFYTTEKIDWSNIKPAQEITDLKWIYKTDREIIAPAVLTWLDNDFNCKLEDRLEFEPYGASLFDDVLGINIAESDLQFTKTPQENIKLAKEDLDRHPTLIYNQQQQCIGFFTLHEGQGVEAYTANPNAIFFRSFSIGVDYRGQGYGKQVIQQLPHYVKQYFPSINEIYLTVNDDNEKAQQLYKHCQYEYVGESLLEDRPVYIMRYRI; this is encoded by the coding sequence ATGATTAAATGCGTTTGTTTAGTAGTGCAAGAGGAAGAGAGAATATTGCTTGTACAAGCGAGACATCGGCAAAAGTATTACTTTCCAGGTGGCAAAATAGACGAGGGTGAAACACATAAACAAGCTTTACATAGAGAGCTACAAGAAGAACTGCAAATTCATATACCAGAAACAAGCTTACATTATATTACAACTGTGGTTGGCGATGCTTACCCTCAAAAAAATACAAAGACTGAACTTAATTGTTTTTATACAACAGAAAAAATAGATTGGTCCAATATAAAACCTGCTCAAGAGATTACGGATTTAAAATGGATCTATAAAACAGATCGTGAAATAATAGCACCAGCCGTTCTAACATGGTTAGATAACGATTTTAACTGTAAGTTAGAAGATAGACTTGAATTCGAACCCTATGGTGCATCACTTTTTGATGATGTACTAGGAATTAATATTGCAGAGTCAGACCTTCAATTTACTAAAACACCTCAAGAAAATATCAAACTTGCAAAAGAGGATTTAGATCGACATCCGACTTTAATATACAACCAGCAACAGCAATGTATTGGATTCTTTACTTTACACGAAGGCCAAGGCGTAGAAGCGTATACTGCTAATCCGAATGCGATATTTTTCAGATCATTTAGTATAGGCGTTGATTATCGTGGCCAAGGATACGGAAAGCAAGTTATTCAACAATTACCACATTATGTGAAACAATATTTTCCAAGTATTAATGAGATTTATCTCACAGTTAATGATGATAATGAAAAGGCGCAACAGTTGTATAAACATTGTCAGTATGAATATGTAGGAGAAAGTTTATTAGAAGATCGACCCGTGTATATTATGCGTTATAGAATATAA
- a CDS encoding YibE/F family protein — translation MAVKSAFNRPFNWVILLFCIIFVGLFIFTFVNEKFYQTPIGQITHIENKSTSQITDEHHNKDIKHKETFKIKILNGKFEGKTATIQHDYVESQADSEAFSKNNKVLLHIDKHPNDAYITEKKRDSLVVAVTGLFLLTVLLVGRKIGLQSILSLIINTLIVILAIYIHNQSPTVSLFALMSVGIVISTTLTLLLVTGWQWRTLITIISTLLGTFLCIGLTQLVIQLTGGQGLKFETMTFLTLPPKEVFLSSVMIGSLGAVMDVAITIASGMNEILRRTPNISMARWALAGRNIGQDIMGTMTNILLFSYLSGSLPMILLYLKNENTITYTISMNWSLEISRAITGGIGIVLTIPITILLMQLWFKLRGVRQ, via the coding sequence ATGGCAGTGAAATCAGCATTCAACCGCCCATTTAATTGGGTCATCTTATTATTTTGTATCATCTTTGTAGGTTTATTTATTTTCACATTTGTAAATGAAAAGTTTTATCAAACGCCAATCGGGCAAATTACACATATTGAAAATAAATCAACTTCCCAAATTACAGATGAACATCATAATAAAGATATTAAGCATAAAGAAACTTTTAAAATCAAAATTTTAAACGGTAAATTTGAAGGAAAAACGGCAACGATTCAACATGATTATGTAGAATCTCAAGCAGATAGCGAAGCTTTTTCAAAAAATAACAAAGTACTCTTACATATAGATAAACATCCAAATGATGCTTATATTACCGAGAAAAAACGCGACAGTCTTGTGGTCGCTGTGACCGGCTTATTTTTATTAACTGTATTGCTCGTTGGTAGAAAAATCGGCTTACAATCCATTTTATCTTTAATTATTAATACTCTAATAGTTATATTAGCCATTTATATCCATAATCAATCACCCACAGTTAGTTTGTTTGCTTTAATGAGCGTAGGTATTGTTATTTCTACGACATTAACGCTATTATTAGTCACCGGTTGGCAATGGCGTACACTCATCACGATTATCAGTACCTTACTCGGAACTTTTCTTTGTATCGGGCTTACGCAACTAGTTATTCAACTGACAGGTGGCCAAGGCTTAAAATTTGAAACAATGACTTTCTTAACATTACCACCTAAAGAAGTGTTCCTCTCTTCAGTGATGATCGGTTCACTTGGTGCTGTTATGGACGTTGCTATTACGATTGCCAGTGGTATGAATGAAATATTACGTCGTACACCTAACATTAGCATGGCCAGATGGGCATTAGCTGGGCGTAATATCGGCCAAGATATCATGGGAACAATGACCAATATCTTACTCTTCTCATATCTATCTGGAAGTTTACCGATGATACTTCTATATTTAAAAAATGAAAATACCATTACATACACCATTTCCATGAATTGGTCATTAGAAATTTCCCGGGCAATCACAGGCGGTATAGGTATCGTCTTAACTATCCCCATCACAATTTTATTAATGCAATTATGGTTTAAATTGCGAGGTGTCAGACAATGA
- a CDS encoding ammonium transporter, with amino-acid sequence MNMNDTLFLFLCTLLVWLMTPGLSLFYGGLVQSKNVLNTVMQSMSAIVVVTFAWVILGFSLSFGSGNTFLGDFTYLGLQHVGFGTQADISPNIPLALFMLFQLMFCTIAVSILSGSIAEKMKFIPYLVFVFFWVILVYSPVAHWVWGGGWIDQIGAIDYAGGTVVHITSGVSGLVLAIMIGAGKNFDKRPPHNLIITLIGAILVWVGWYGFNVGSALTFDGIAMTSFVNTVLAASAGALGWSVMEHLMKKTTSLIGMLSGVLAGLVAITPAAGFVGYMSAIIIALIGGICCYFAINYIKVKLKYNDALDAFGIHGIGGVVGAILTGIFQSHKVNEGVTNGLIFGGGIQTITVQIIAVVVTIIFSGVLTYIIARVIGLFSALGTDKKEEEHGLDYVVHGERAYFSGELNKFNRRP; translated from the coding sequence TTGAATATGAATGATACGCTATTTCTATTTTTATGTACGCTACTCGTTTGGTTGATGACGCCTGGATTAAGCTTATTCTATGGTGGACTCGTACAATCGAAAAATGTTTTAAATACTGTTATGCAGAGTATGTCTGCAATCGTAGTGGTGACATTTGCTTGGGTGATTTTGGGTTTTAGTCTTAGCTTTGGGTCTGGAAATACATTTTTAGGTGATTTTACATATTTAGGCCTGCAACATGTTGGTTTCGGTACTCAAGCGGATATTTCTCCAAATATTCCTTTAGCTTTATTTATGCTATTTCAATTAATGTTTTGTACAATTGCAGTTTCTATTTTGTCGGGTTCAATTGCTGAAAAAATGAAGTTTATACCATATTTGGTATTTGTGTTTTTTTGGGTGATTCTTGTATATAGTCCAGTAGCTCATTGGGTTTGGGGCGGCGGTTGGATTGATCAGATAGGCGCAATTGATTACGCTGGAGGTACAGTCGTACATATTACTTCAGGTGTGTCTGGCTTAGTGCTAGCAATTATGATTGGAGCTGGAAAGAATTTTGATAAACGTCCACCGCATAATCTAATCATTACGCTTATTGGCGCTATACTAGTCTGGGTAGGTTGGTATGGTTTTAACGTTGGTAGTGCTTTGACATTTGATGGTATTGCAATGACGTCATTTGTAAATACAGTCTTAGCAGCAAGTGCTGGCGCATTAGGTTGGTCAGTGATGGAGCATCTAATGAAAAAGACAACGAGTTTGATTGGGATGTTATCAGGCGTGCTGGCTGGATTAGTTGCAATTACTCCGGCAGCTGGTTTCGTTGGCTATATGAGTGCAATAATTATTGCGCTTATAGGTGGTATTTGTTGTTATTTTGCAATCAATTATATCAAAGTGAAGTTGAAATATAATGATGCATTAGATGCGTTTGGTATACATGGTATTGGAGGCGTTGTAGGTGCAATTTTAACAGGTATTTTCCAATCCCATAAAGTGAATGAAGGGGTTACCAATGGTTTGATCTTTGGAGGCGGCATACAAACAATCACTGTACAAATCATTGCTGTGGTCGTCACAATCATTTTTAGCGGTGTGTTGACTTATATTATTGCAAGGGTCATTGGATTATTTAGTGCACTAGGTACAGATAAAAAAGAAGAAGAACATGGTTTGGATTATGTGGTCCACGGCGAGCGTGCATATTTTAGCGGAGAATTAAATAAATTTAATAGACGTCCGTGA
- a CDS encoding LysM peptidoglycan-binding domain-containing protein → MRKKIIATVIGTSALAAATSTNAEAASTYKVKSGDSLWSIANKFNVSVAKLKSLNNLTSNVIFPNQSLKVSGTTSSNTASNTSSTSTYTVKSGDTLSGIAAKYGTSYEKIMSLNGLSSYNIYPGQKLKVSGSTSTSGSSNTSSGSTTTYTVKSGDSLSAIAAKYGTTYQKIMSLNNLTSFNIYPGQKLKVSGSTSTSGSGTSGSSGYYTPKFNHSNLYDWGQCTWHVFNKRAQIGKGISTYWWNANNWDTASAADGYTVDHRATVGSILQSDAGYYGHVAFVESVNSNGSITVSEMNYSASPGIATTRTIPASQVSSYKYIH, encoded by the coding sequence TTGCGTAAAAAAATAATTGCAACTGTAATAGGGACGAGTGCGTTGGCAGCTGCTACTTCAACGAATGCAGAAGCTGCTTCAACATACAAAGTTAAAAGTGGTGACTCACTTTGGTCAATAGCGAATAAATTTAATGTTTCAGTAGCTAAATTAAAATCATTAAATAATTTGACATCTAATGTTATTTTTCCAAATCAGTCATTGAAGGTATCTGGGACAACAAGTTCTAATACAGCTTCTAATACGTCATCAACTTCAACATACACAGTAAAATCAGGTGATACTTTATCTGGTATTGCGGCTAAATATGGTACAAGCTATGAAAAGATTATGAGCTTAAATGGTTTGTCTAGTTATAATATATATCCTGGACAAAAGTTAAAAGTGTCAGGTTCGACTTCAACAAGTGGTTCAAGTAACACAAGTAGTGGTAGTACAACTACTTATACAGTAAAATCAGGTGATTCTTTATCGGCAATTGCAGCTAAATATGGAACGACATACCAAAAAATTATGAGTTTGAATAATTTAACAAGCTTCAATATATATCCTGGACAAAAGTTAAAAGTATCAGGTTCGACTTCAACGAGTGGTTCAGGTACTTCAGGTTCGTCAGGATATTATACACCGAAATTTAATCATTCTAATTTGTATGATTGGGGACAATGTACGTGGCATGTATTTAACAAACGTGCACAAATTGGTAAAGGAATCAGTACCTATTGGTGGAACGCTAATAACTGGGATACTGCATCAGCAGCAGACGGTTATACTGTAGATCATAGAGCGACAGTTGGATCTATATTGCAATCAGACGCAGGGTATTATGGCCACGTAGCTTTCGTAGAATCAGTTAACTCAAATGGTAGTATTACAGTTTCTGAGATGAACTATAGTGCTTCTCCAGGTATTGCTACGACGAGAACAATACCAGCATCACAAGTAAGTTCATATAAATATATTCATTAA
- a CDS encoding YibE/F family protein, whose amino-acid sequence MSAITILAILLFILMIAFGGKKGLISYLTLFLNFVILLIAIVIIIFGAPIYVVTIIFCIVIASCNLFVLNSYNTKTKAAFYATLLTTIILIAAIYLSVAIGHLQGFTTEQQDETYIFSMNIGIDMVKFMVFTVVLAVIAVVIDLAITISSPMYELNEANPNLSQKELFHSGMRVGREILATSANTIYLAYFGGQLTLFFWFFKLNYSFGHIINSKIFVQEFISILLGGIAVAISIPITAWLSSLLIKNEKPIDKKSEHTVD is encoded by the coding sequence ATGAGTGCAATAACAATTTTAGCTATCCTACTCTTCATTTTAATGATTGCTTTTGGCGGTAAAAAAGGGTTAATTTCTTATTTGACGTTATTTTTGAATTTCGTCATCTTACTCATCGCCATTGTTATTATTATATTCGGTGCGCCTATTTACGTTGTGACAATCATTTTTTGTATCGTCATTGCATCGTGTAACTTATTTGTATTAAATAGTTATAATACTAAGACTAAAGCAGCGTTTTACGCTACTCTATTAACTACGATTATTTTGATTGCTGCCATCTATCTTTCTGTTGCCATCGGGCATTTACAAGGTTTCACTACCGAGCAACAAGATGAGACCTATATCTTTTCCATGAATATTGGTATAGATATGGTGAAATTTATGGTCTTCACTGTAGTTTTAGCAGTAATAGCAGTGGTTATCGATTTAGCAATCACAATAAGTTCTCCAATGTATGAATTAAATGAAGCCAATCCTAATTTAAGCCAAAAAGAATTATTTCATTCAGGTATGAGAGTAGGCAGAGAAATTTTAGCAACATCGGCAAATACGATTTATCTCGCATATTTCGGAGGCCAATTAACTTTGTTTTTCTGGTTCTTTAAGTTAAATTATTCTTTTGGTCACATCATTAATTCTAAGATTTTTGTGCAAGAATTCATTTCTATCTTATTAGGTGGTATCGCTGTTGCCATCAGTATTCCAATAACAGCTTGGTTATCTTCATTATTAATTAAAAATGAAAAGCCCATCGATAAAAAATCAGAACATACAGTAGATTAA